From the Paenibacillus sp. FSL H8-0548 genome, one window contains:
- a CDS encoding PHP-associated domain-containing protein, which yields MKIDLHSHIKLSKKTEFTIEYFQESIQEARLNGLNAIAMTEHFNTHRFYDIYEQLDRHYTYKEDYYDVEGFKLFPGMEVDVKFGGHILVIGMRASVLELRSRLEPHTKADAFVPFEQLLDWCDELSLLRIGAHPHRESNPLTQHDDSLLRRLDAFDLNAKDMYTYGPDMKNAVADLAHAIGIPVVAGSDTHHPLQFGSIMNQFDHDYNTVAELAACIKEGRYHIKVSPCLETKVKAATWVKKILKQSGNVIVK from the coding sequence ATGAAAATAGATCTTCACTCCCATATTAAACTGTCCAAAAAAACAGAGTTTACGATTGAATATTTCCAAGAGTCCATCCAAGAGGCTAGACTTAACGGCCTGAACGCCATTGCCATGACTGAACATTTTAATACCCACCGATTTTATGACATCTATGAACAATTAGACCGTCATTACACTTACAAAGAGGACTATTACGACGTAGAGGGATTCAAGTTGTTCCCGGGAATGGAGGTTGATGTCAAGTTCGGAGGCCATATTCTAGTGATCGGTATGAGAGCTTCTGTATTGGAGCTTCGTTCAAGGCTGGAGCCCCACACCAAGGCGGATGCATTTGTACCCTTTGAACAGCTGCTCGATTGGTGTGATGAATTGTCTTTGCTTAGAATCGGCGCACATCCTCATCGCGAGAGTAATCCCCTCACCCAACATGATGATTCGCTTTTAAGGCGGCTCGATGCTTTCGATCTCAACGCCAAAGATATGTATACTTACGGTCCAGATATGAAAAACGCTGTCGCAGACTTGGCTCATGCCATCGGCATACCAGTTGTAGCAGGCAGCGATACGCATCACCCGCTTCAGTTCGGAAGCATCATGAACCAATTTGATCATGATTATAATACTGTCGCTGAATTAGCTGCATGCATCAAAGAAGGGCGTTATCATATTAAAGTATCTCCTTGCTTGGAGACGAAGGTTAAAGCAGCTACGTGGGTAAAGAAAATTTTGAAGCAGAGTGGAAATGTCATTGTGAAATAA
- a CDS encoding MurR/RpiR family transcriptional regulator, producing MNQLKFEIPFNQMSKSQQKIADFIVKSPERIPFYTEEDIAIKAGVSIATVSRFWKSIGYDNLKSFKKYLQETQHSTPARKMQHVLEKTEREVVVQMISSAAVNLEETAKRISLQAFDRAVDTLNTANKIFVHGPGSTSCLTDLLRFRLNRIGIEIRIMPQSGHELLESLVHAGPQDVVLFFGFVRKSPEATVILEQASESGYTTILITDLLLSDMINESDIVIQVDRGDRDAFHSLVAPMAIVESLSVSLAGQRGEAAMDKLKQLHAMRKQYAALLPK from the coding sequence ATGAACCAGCTCAAATTCGAAATTCCATTCAATCAAATGTCCAAAAGCCAACAAAAAATTGCTGATTTTATCGTAAAGTCACCTGAACGCATTCCCTTCTATACCGAAGAGGATATCGCGATCAAGGCAGGCGTTAGTATCGCCACCGTATCACGATTTTGGAAATCGATCGGTTATGACAATTTAAAATCATTCAAAAAATATTTACAGGAAACACAGCATTCGACCCCTGCTCGTAAAATGCAGCATGTATTGGAAAAAACCGAGCGTGAGGTCGTCGTTCAGATGATTTCCTCCGCTGCGGTCAATTTGGAGGAAACTGCAAAACGAATTTCCCTTCAAGCGTTCGATAGAGCAGTCGATACACTAAACACGGCGAATAAAATATTCGTTCACGGGCCAGGCTCTACCTCCTGTTTAACTGATTTGCTGCGGTTCCGACTGAATCGAATTGGAATAGAAATTAGGATTATGCCTCAGAGCGGACATGAATTACTAGAGAGTCTCGTCCACGCTGGCCCGCAGGATGTTGTTCTTTTCTTCGGCTTTGTTCGCAAATCACCTGAGGCTACTGTTATCTTGGAACAAGCCTCCGAATCCGGATATACGACCATACTAATTACTGATCTTCTGCTCTCGGACATGATCAACGAAAGCGATATTGTTATTCAAGTAGACCGGGGTGACAGAGACGCATTCCATTCCCTTGTCGCTCCCATGGCCATAGTGGAAAGTCTATCCGTATCTCTAGCCGGGCAGCGTGGCGAGGCTGCGATGGACAAGCTTAAGCAGCTTCACGCCATGCGCAAGCAATATGCCGCTTTGCTGCCGAAATAA
- a CDS encoding IS3 family transposase (programmed frameshift), translating to MPRNKLNASEKLAILQEIEAGHIGVRAATKKYGCAMSTLANWQRRYRLYGYEGLEIRTHNRSYSKEIKHQAVMDYLNGGLSQNQVIDKYRIASRAALFHWINKYNGHSSLKTYTGGTTAMTTGRKTTWQERIDIVLYCLANGQDYTKTAKYFQVSYQQVYGWMRKYTEGGQDALQDGRGRTKTPEELTEVDEQKLAMKKLGYEIERLRAEKCFLKKVTGVRKGATLSQHRQENIYLAIQAIQQTESITIQLLCSVAGIPRSSYYKWLNRTPSTREVENRELTEIMMSLYEKVEGTFGYRQLTLHMRREWPHPINHKRVQRLMRIKGIQSVIRRKKKKYNRSTPQQVAENVLNRNFQAEAPNEKWVTDVTEFKFGHSQKAYLSAILDLHDKSIVSYVLGHSNNNPLVFQTLELALQAAPHSKPMIHSDRGYQYTSLRFKEMLDKAEMTQSMSRVGRCIDNGPMESFWGTLKCEKYYLHTYHTYEELKKDIDDYIHFYNNERFQAKLNGLSPMEFRTKAA from the exons ATGCCTAGAAATAAACTGAACGCCTCGGAAAAATTGGCTATCCTTCAAGAGATCGAAGCTGGTCACATTGGAGTAAGGGCAGCTACTAAGAAGTATGGCTGTGCCATGTCTACGCTTGCAAATTGGCAACGTCGTTATCGGTTATACGGTTACGAGGGATTAGAGATCCGCACACACAATCGTAGTTATTCCAAAGAAATTAAGCATCAAGCGGTTATGGATTATCTAAACGGGGGGTTGTCGCAGAACCAAGTCATAGATAAGTACAGGATCGCTAGTCGAGCAGCTCTCTTTCATTGGATTAATAAGTATAATGGTCATAGCAGCTTAAAAACCTATACAGGGGGAACAACAGCTATGACCACGGGACGCAAGACAACATGGCAGGAGAGGATCGACATTGTACTGTACTGCCTTGCGAATGGACAAGACTACACGAAGACAGCAAAGTATTTCCAGGTATCTTACCAGCAAGTGTACGGATGGATGAGAAAGTATACAGAGGGCGGCCAGGATGCTTTGCAAGATGGTAGAGGGCGTACCAAGACGCCTGAAGAGTTAACCGAAGTTGATGAGCAAAAGCTCGCGATGAAGAAGCTGGGGTACGAAATCGAGCGACTCCGGGCTGAGA AATGCTTTCTTAAAAAAGTTACAGGAGTTCGAAAGGGGGCGACCTTAAGCCAACACCGACAAGAGAACATCTACCTTGCCATTCAAGCCATCCAGCAAACGGAGTCAATAACCATACAGCTCTTATGCAGCGTTGCTGGGATTCCGAGGTCGAGCTATTACAAGTGGCTTAATCGAACACCTAGTACACGTGAGGTGGAGAACAGAGAGCTGACGGAGATAATGATGTCTTTGTACGAGAAGGTTGAGGGTACCTTTGGTTACCGACAATTAACGTTGCATATGCGTCGAGAATGGCCACATCCGATTAATCATAAGCGAGTGCAAAGACTGATGAGAATTAAGGGGATCCAGTCTGTCATCCGCAGAAAGAAAAAGAAGTATAATCGTTCTACGCCGCAGCAAGTAGCTGAAAACGTGCTTAACCGCAACTTTCAAGCGGAAGCGCCGAATGAAAAGTGGGTTACGGATGTCACGGAGTTTAAGTTTGGCCATAGCCAGAAGGCTTATTTAAGCGCCATCCTCGATCTTCATGATAAATCGATTGTTTCCTATGTACTCGGTCACTCGAATAATAATCCTCTCGTCTTTCAAACGTTGGAGTTGGCTTTGCAGGCAGCACCTCATAGCAAACCTATGATTCATAGCGACCGTGGTTACCAGTACACGTCACTGCGGTTTAAAGAAATGCTGGACAAGGCTGAAATGACGCAGAGTATGTCCCGAGTGGGCCGTTGCATTGATAACGGTCCGATGGAATCTTTCTGGGGGACCCTGAAATGTGAAAAGTATTATTTGCATACCTATCACACATATGAGGAACTAAAGAAGGATATCGATGACTACATTCACTTTTACAATAATGAACGGTTTCAGGCAAAACTAAACGGCCTCAGTCCCATGGAATTCAGGACAAAGGCCGCTTAA
- a CDS encoding carbohydrate-binding domain-containing protein — protein sequence MKNLLTGFKIGMALLVAAAMTACSTNTGTKADEVTTSTITTVQSETGTTSTVQLASIKLSDLVKFDEDDSATAWSVDNSTAIELNGTNATVSGSGAEATNGTVSITAAGTYVLSGTLSDGQIVVDEQAEGTVQLVLNGVNIHDNDSAAIYIKEAGKVIITLQEGTENFVSDGDKYIFADASTDEPSAAIFSKADLTINGTGKLSVTGNYNDGITSKDDLKVMSGTFEIQAADDGLIGKDLVAVQDGKFTIVAGGDGIKSTNDTDEGKGFIAIAEGEFDIQAGSDGIQSENALVVDGGIYTIVTGGGSENGEVKMGEMGQNPRGNSASETSNSADDTETTSAKGLKAGGNININNGTFTIDAADDAIHSNSNVGVANGEFNIMSGDDGIHADSLVSIDGGTINITKSYEGIEGANITITDGEVHVVSSDDGVNVAGGNDEATAAGRQDQFSESATNLLTISGGTLTIDASGDGLDSNGSIVMTGGTVIVNGPTTSGNGPLDYDGSFEQSGGILVAAGSSGMAQAPSDNSSQFSVSMTFPQTQQAGTIVHLADSEGNTIMTAAPSKNYQSVVISSPDLKEGSSYTLYSGGTSTGAGVNGLYTDGEYTGGTKVTEFEISSSVTWLNESGVTTGNANQGPGGGGTRPQGGGRR from the coding sequence ATGAAAAATTTATTAACAGGCTTTAAGATAGGTATGGCGCTGCTGGTTGCTGCTGCCATGACGGCTTGCAGCACGAATACCGGAACAAAAGCAGATGAGGTAACTACATCAACGATAACGACGGTACAGAGTGAAACAGGAACTACTTCTACTGTACAGCTAGCCAGCATTAAGCTGTCCGATCTAGTAAAGTTTGACGAAGATGACTCTGCTACAGCTTGGAGCGTGGACAATTCAACAGCGATTGAACTGAACGGAACGAACGCGACGGTTAGCGGTTCCGGCGCTGAAGCAACAAATGGGACGGTGTCGATTACAGCAGCAGGAACCTATGTCCTTAGCGGGACGCTCAGCGATGGGCAGATAGTGGTCGATGAACAGGCTGAAGGGACCGTCCAATTGGTGCTGAACGGCGTGAATATTCATGACAATGACAGTGCAGCGATTTACATTAAAGAAGCGGGAAAAGTGATCATTACTTTGCAAGAAGGAACGGAAAACTTCGTATCAGATGGAGACAAGTATATTTTCGCTGATGCTTCTACCGATGAACCGAGTGCAGCGATCTTTAGCAAAGCTGATCTGACGATCAATGGAACCGGCAAGTTATCGGTTACTGGTAACTATAATGATGGAATAACAAGTAAAGATGACTTGAAAGTGATGAGCGGTACTTTTGAGATTCAAGCAGCTGATGACGGATTGATCGGAAAAGATTTGGTTGCTGTTCAAGACGGGAAGTTCACCATTGTAGCTGGAGGTGACGGAATTAAATCGACCAACGACACTGATGAAGGTAAAGGATTTATCGCCATTGCGGAAGGCGAGTTTGACATCCAAGCTGGAAGTGACGGCATTCAGTCCGAGAACGCACTGGTGGTTGATGGAGGGATTTACACAATAGTTACAGGCGGAGGCAGTGAGAATGGTGAAGTGAAAATGGGTGAGATGGGACAAAATCCGCGAGGCAACAGTGCTTCCGAAACCAGCAATTCAGCCGATGATACCGAAACAACAAGCGCTAAAGGACTGAAGGCCGGAGGGAATATTAACATTAATAACGGAACGTTCACGATCGATGCTGCAGATGATGCCATTCACAGTAACAGCAATGTTGGTGTAGCAAATGGAGAGTTCAATATCATGTCTGGTGACGATGGCATTCATGCAGATTCCTTAGTATCAATAGACGGTGGAACGATCAATATTACGAAGAGCTATGAAGGAATTGAAGGAGCCAATATCACGATTACAGACGGAGAAGTGCATGTTGTTTCTTCTGATGACGGAGTAAATGTTGCGGGAGGCAATGACGAAGCTACTGCAGCTGGCCGTCAGGATCAGTTTAGCGAGTCTGCGACCAACCTGCTTACCATTAGTGGAGGAACACTAACCATTGATGCGTCAGGTGACGGATTGGATTCAAATGGATCAATTGTGATGACGGGCGGTACCGTCATTGTGAATGGCCCAACGACTAGCGGCAATGGACCATTGGATTATGACGGAAGCTTTGAGCAGAGCGGCGGAATATTAGTGGCCGCTGGTAGCTCCGGAATGGCTCAAGCTCCATCTGATAATTCGAGCCAATTCTCGGTCAGCATGACTTTTCCTCAGACACAGCAGGCTGGCACGATCGTTCATTTGGCAGACAGCGAAGGCAATACGATTATGACCGCTGCTCCATCCAAGAATTATCAATCCGTGGTGATTAGCTCGCCGGATCTGAAAGAGGGTAGCTCTTACACGCTTTACTCAGGAGGAACATCGACAGGTGCTGGAGTGAACGGGCTTTACACGGATGGAGAATATACGGGAGGAACAAAGGTAACGGAGTTTGAGATTTCAAGCAGCGTAACTTGGTTGAACGAATCGGGGGTAACGACCGGCAATGCTAATCAAGGCCCAGGTGGAGGGGGAACTAGACCCCAAGGCGGAGGCAGAAGGTAA
- a CDS encoding DUF4956 domain-containing protein has product MLDSLFSTDLTSTTLTFTNALLTIFLSIVLGGIISYTYMKTNPNGYSQSFTLTMVLLPVIVAIIILLIGSNIARAFSLAGAFSIIRFRSAPGDPKDITFVLFTMAAGLACGVGSFGYAALFTIILCVLMFILNRTNFGVRKTLQKTLKVTIPESLGYEDAFAEVFAKFKVGYELKKIRTTELGSLYELVYTVTLDESANQKEFLDAIRCRNGNLDLSLTMSPTVADY; this is encoded by the coding sequence ATGCTTGATTCTTTATTTTCGACAGATTTGACAAGTACAACCTTAACCTTTACTAACGCACTGTTAACCATTTTTTTATCGATAGTACTCGGTGGAATCATTAGCTATACCTATATGAAGACTAATCCAAATGGCTATTCACAAAGCTTCACGTTAACGATGGTATTGCTGCCAGTCATTGTGGCGATCATTATTTTGCTCATTGGCAGCAATATAGCCAGAGCCTTCAGCCTTGCCGGAGCGTTCTCCATTATTCGGTTCAGAAGCGCGCCAGGCGACCCGAAAGATATTACCTTTGTCTTGTTCACCATGGCAGCCGGACTCGCCTGCGGAGTCGGTTCATTCGGCTACGCCGCATTGTTTACGATTATTCTGTGTGTGCTTATGTTTATCCTTAACCGTACTAACTTTGGCGTAAGAAAAACATTGCAGAAAACACTGAAAGTAACTATTCCGGAAAGCTTGGGATATGAGGATGCTTTCGCTGAAGTCTTTGCCAAATTTAAAGTCGGATATGAGCTTAAAAAGATTAGAACGACCGAACTTGGCAGTTTATATGAGCTGGTCTACACGGTCACGCTTGATGAATCCGCAAATCAGAAGGAATTTCTTGATGCAATTCGCTGCCGCAATGGCAATCTGGATCTTTCGTTAACGATGAGTCCAACCGTAGCTGACTATTAA
- a CDS encoding polyphosphate polymerase domain-containing protein → MAIEVFNRYENKYLLDSEAYYKFYNRLLEYMELDDYNKQHEFYSITNLYYDTPHNALIRNSLAKPKYKEKLRLRAYGIPNQDAKVYLEIKKKVFGLVNKRRTSLKLNEAYEFVRTGMEPEFKDYMNKQVIEEIKYFLTRYDLQPKVYLSYERKAMFCKNNRDLRITFDTNIRSRRYDLKLEDGTYGEPLLEPGQWLMEVKAEKTIPVWLAKMLSEHQMYRTSFSKYGNEYKKMLKNSKTGQESIQYA, encoded by the coding sequence ATGGCTATTGAAGTGTTCAATCGGTATGAGAACAAATACTTACTAGACAGCGAGGCCTACTACAAATTTTATAATCGATTACTTGAATATATGGAATTGGACGATTACAACAAGCAGCATGAGTTCTATTCCATAACTAATTTGTATTATGATACCCCGCATAATGCTCTAATTCGGAACAGTCTAGCAAAACCAAAGTATAAGGAAAAGCTGCGATTAAGAGCTTACGGTATTCCGAATCAAGATGCAAAAGTATATTTGGAAATAAAGAAGAAAGTGTTCGGTCTAGTCAATAAAAGAAGAACGTCACTCAAATTAAATGAAGCTTATGAATTTGTTCGCACGGGAATGGAGCCGGAATTCAAAGACTACATGAATAAGCAGGTTATCGAAGAAATCAAATACTTTTTAACTCGGTATGATTTACAGCCCAAAGTGTATCTGTCTTATGAACGAAAAGCGATGTTCTGTAAAAATAACCGCGATTTGAGAATCACATTTGACACCAATATAAGAAGCCGCCGCTACGATCTTAAGCTGGAAGACGGTACTTATGGCGAGCCACTGCTCGAACCGGGCCAATGGCTCATGGAAGTTAAGGCCGAGAAGACCATACCAGTCTGGTTGGCGAAAATGCTCTCGGAGCATCAAATGTACCGAACCAGCTTCTCCAAATACGGCAATGAATACAAAAAAATGCTGAAGAACAGCAAAACAGGACAGGAGAGTATCCAATATGCTTGA
- a CDS encoding response regulator transcription factor — translation MRILIVEDELHLAEALTQILKKHHYSVDAVHDGRSGLDYALSGIYDLLLLDIMMPEMDGIAVLKTLRQKGVSTPVILLTAKGEITDMVTGLDHGADDYIAKPFSSEELLARIRAALRRKGEVIPEDAIKFGDIELNTANPRLTVNGKEIKLNLKESELLELLILRKQAVTSKEQIIEKLWGFDSEAEHNNVEVYISFLRKKLTFLGSTVRISTIRSVGYVLEVTT, via the coding sequence ATGAGAATATTAATTGTAGAAGACGAGCTTCATCTTGCGGAGGCCTTAACCCAAATATTAAAGAAGCATCATTATTCTGTAGACGCTGTCCATGATGGCAGATCGGGTCTAGATTATGCTCTAAGCGGGATTTATGATTTACTGCTGCTCGATATTATGATGCCAGAAATGGATGGAATCGCTGTGCTCAAGACCCTTCGCCAAAAAGGCGTATCTACTCCTGTTATTTTGCTTACCGCGAAGGGAGAAATTACAGATATGGTGACAGGGCTCGACCATGGTGCCGATGATTATATAGCCAAACCCTTTTCATCGGAAGAACTATTGGCAAGAATAAGAGCAGCTTTAAGACGTAAAGGCGAGGTCATACCGGAGGATGCTATAAAGTTCGGGGATATTGAATTGAACACAGCGAACCCTAGACTCACGGTCAATGGAAAAGAGATCAAGCTGAACTTAAAGGAAAGTGAATTATTGGAGCTCCTTATATTGAGGAAACAGGCAGTAACCTCCAAAGAACAGATAATTGAGAAGCTATGGGGCTTTGATTCGGAGGCTGAACATAATAATGTCGAGGTATACATTTCTTTTCTAAGAAAAAAACTAACCTTCCTCGGCTCGACTGTCCGCATTAGCACGATCAGAAGCGTTGGATACGTATTAGAGGTGACAACCTAA
- a CDS encoding HAMP domain-containing sensor histidine kinase has protein sequence MFTRLRNRFLVVNLVTISIMMLVAFASIYVITYRNVQNDINMDLHRISDSYQKSQGNSGRKGSIEPVSPSAPGENKPMDDGNGPQKRSVSFMVQTDKEWNLTTTTSQFGMDEDLYELALQKAVSMNKNIGQFTMDGSHWIFNTQPTYEGFMLVFLDITAQQNILSNLIYTFAVVGVVMLIILFFASRFFANRSITPVKEAFDKQKQFIADASHELKTPLTIINTNADVLLSNSEDTIHNQSKWLHYIKSETERMTRLTNDLLYLTQMDDSRESMVFTKFNVSEAVENIILTMEAIMFEKHVSLDYDIEPDLTVQGSSEQIKQVVMILLDNAVKYTNAKGSVTISLKKQHNDTVLSVSNTGEGINPEHLTRIFDRFYRTDASRTRKQGGYGLGLAIAKSIIEQHKGRIYAKSVVGESTTFYVHLS, from the coding sequence ATGTTCACAAGGCTCAGAAACCGGTTTCTTGTTGTTAATCTGGTTACCATCTCCATTATGATGCTAGTGGCTTTCGCCTCTATTTATGTCATTACCTATCGAAATGTGCAAAATGATATTAACATGGATCTTCACAGAATCTCGGATTCCTATCAGAAATCACAAGGTAATTCCGGGCGAAAAGGCTCTATTGAGCCAGTCTCCCCTTCAGCACCGGGAGAAAATAAACCTATGGACGATGGGAATGGACCTCAGAAGCGTTCTGTTTCATTCATGGTGCAAACGGATAAAGAGTGGAATCTTACAACTACCACCTCTCAATTCGGTATGGATGAAGATTTATATGAGCTTGCGCTGCAGAAAGCCGTCTCGATGAATAAGAATATTGGGCAATTCACAATGGATGGGAGTCACTGGATCTTTAATACGCAGCCAACATATGAAGGATTTATGCTTGTATTTTTGGATATTACGGCCCAGCAAAACATTTTGTCCAATTTAATCTATACGTTCGCTGTAGTGGGGGTGGTGATGCTTATTATTCTGTTCTTCGCGAGCCGCTTCTTCGCCAATCGGTCGATTACACCGGTGAAGGAAGCTTTTGATAAACAGAAACAATTTATTGCTGATGCCTCCCATGAACTGAAAACTCCGCTGACTATAATTAACACCAATGCGGATGTTCTCTTATCCAATAGCGAGGACACCATTCACAATCAGTCGAAGTGGCTTCACTATATTAAGTCAGAAACGGAAAGAATGACACGGCTGACCAATGACTTGCTGTACTTAACCCAAATGGATGATTCCAGAGAAAGCATGGTTTTTACAAAATTTAATGTTAGCGAAGCTGTCGAAAATATCATTTTAACGATGGAAGCCATTATGTTTGAAAAGCATGTTTCACTTGACTATGACATTGAACCTGATTTGACTGTACAGGGCAGCAGTGAACAAATCAAACAAGTGGTCATGATCCTCTTGGACAATGCAGTGAAATATACGAATGCTAAGGGCTCCGTAACTATTTCACTAAAAAAGCAGCATAATGATACGGTGTTATCCGTTTCAAATACCGGCGAAGGCATTAATCCAGAGCATCTAACAAGAATATTTGACCGTTTCTACCGAACGGATGCTTCCAGAACACGCAAGCAAGGCGGCTATGGCCTGGGCCTAGCCATCGCAAAGTCCATTATAGAGCAGCATAAAGGGAGAATTTACGCCAAAAGCGTGGTCGGGGAATCTACCACCTTCTATGTTCACCTTTCTTAA
- a CDS encoding S-layer homology domain-containing protein → MKFRKLSMMLIFAICLSLVPISAFAANPAVILNQVASIKQGGSVTISGTSTLDEVIIQVLRPGNTSTVYYDITKVVGGEFSSSFSLLSSEAAGTYKIIAGQGTIVDTKDLVVTQSDVIVPPAPPIDSVITPPIDSVITAPNETAVEANNLVTPPQTNANIVNVDASKNTVTQGAAANGHVTNNVTPDANALAEALAKAAGQDNQGAAPIIALSFSNKAGEGVTFNLPASVLADAAKLAPNTIISLQTNDGQYSLPISLINFAVLAESLATGEANISIQINISTVDIDLNAKIQESAKGINTSQAGSAIVYLISAAGNGKSVEINNFGTTYVERSIIRTLQSGADTSTVVLYDPTTGAFSFVPAVFNKQADGTYKITFKRNGNSIYTVLNSVKTFTDVSTHWAKEEIELLASKQIVTGATSDTFVPNSNITRAEFAALLVRSLGLNVDAASASFTDVKSTDWYAGAVGAAVKADLVTGYQDNSFKPNATITREQMAVMVARAISAAGKTTNSAAASGVLAKFSDLALISSWAQDAVAEAVEGGIINGKTDTTFAPSENATRAQAAVMLKRLLQYTSFIN, encoded by the coding sequence GTGAAATTTCGCAAGTTAAGTATGATGTTAATATTCGCGATTTGTTTGTCGCTGGTGCCGATAAGTGCATTTGCTGCTAATCCGGCTGTTATATTGAATCAGGTGGCTTCCATCAAGCAGGGCGGTTCTGTAACCATTTCGGGCACATCTACTTTAGATGAAGTAATTATTCAAGTGCTGCGTCCTGGTAATACCAGTACGGTTTATTATGACATTACGAAGGTAGTTGGCGGTGAATTCTCAAGCTCATTTTCTTTACTGAGCTCAGAGGCTGCAGGAACCTATAAGATTATTGCCGGTCAAGGCACTATTGTGGATACGAAGGATCTGGTTGTTACGCAATCCGATGTTATCGTACCGCCAGCTCCACCTATTGATTCTGTTATTACTCCACCTATTGATTCTGTTATTACTGCACCAAATGAAACGGCAGTGGAAGCAAACAATCTAGTAACTCCACCGCAAACGAATGCGAATATTGTGAATGTGGATGCAAGCAAGAATACAGTAACGCAGGGGGCAGCAGCGAATGGTCACGTGACAAATAATGTTACGCCAGATGCGAACGCACTTGCCGAAGCATTAGCGAAAGCAGCAGGTCAAGATAACCAAGGTGCTGCTCCCATCATAGCTCTTTCCTTCAGTAATAAGGCCGGAGAAGGCGTAACGTTTAATCTACCTGCCTCAGTTCTAGCCGATGCAGCGAAACTAGCGCCTAACACAATCATCTCACTTCAAACGAATGATGGCCAGTATTCCTTGCCCATTAGTCTAATCAATTTTGCTGTACTTGCAGAGAGCTTAGCAACAGGCGAGGCCAACATCAGCATCCAAATCAATATCTCGACCGTAGATATAGACCTGAACGCTAAGATCCAAGAAAGTGCGAAAGGAATTAACACCTCCCAAGCAGGCAGTGCGATTGTATATTTGATTTCTGCTGCAGGGAATGGGAAGTCGGTCGAGATTAATAACTTTGGGACAACCTATGTTGAAAGATCGATCATCCGAACGCTTCAATCAGGTGCCGACACATCGACTGTCGTCCTTTATGACCCGACTACAGGAGCATTCTCATTCGTACCTGCTGTATTCAATAAACAAGCAGACGGGACTTACAAAATTACATTCAAACGAAACGGGAATAGTATTTATACCGTACTAAACTCAGTCAAAACGTTTACGGATGTAAGTACGCATTGGGCTAAAGAAGAGATTGAGCTGTTAGCTTCCAAGCAAATCGTCACGGGAGCTACTAGTGATACATTTGTACCCAATAGTAATATTACTCGCGCCGAATTCGCAGCTTTGTTAGTTCGTTCTTTAGGCTTAAATGTGGATGCGGCTTCCGCATCCTTCACAGATGTCAAATCAACCGACTGGTATGCAGGAGCGGTTGGAGCAGCTGTGAAAGCGGATCTGGTTACAGGCTATCAGGACAACAGTTTTAAGCCGAATGCTACAATTACGCGTGAGCAGATGGCGGTTATGGTTGCCAGAGCGATTAGTGCAGCAGGCAAAACAACGAATTCTGCTGCAGCTAGCGGCGTTTTGGCTAAGTTTTCCGATCTTGCATTGATCAGCAGCTGGGCACAGGACGCTGTAGCAGAGGCCGTTGAGGGCGGCATTATTAACGGGAAAACGGATACGACCTTTGCTCCTTCAGAGAATGCAACCAGAGCACAAGCAGCGGTTATGCTGAAACGATTGCTGCAGTATACGAGCTTTATCAATTAA